The sequence AAAAAAAGCCTCTCGACATTTTCGACGACTGTCCGATCATAAGCTTGCATCTTGAACCATAATCTGTTTGAAGAAACTCCATATGGGAACCACGTACGCCAACATCACGCTTAAAGGTCCAAAGGCGCAGGATATCCTGCAGGAGCTCGGCAATCAGGGACGCTCCGCCTTTGTTTCTCCAACCGAGGACGATCTGACCACTGTCTATGAAATGGACAGCGACGAGGGGGACTCCACAGTCCTCACCGATCTGGCCGAGGACCTCTCCGGCTACTTTGGATGTCCGGCTCTGGCCGTCCAGACCCTGGACGAGGAACTCCTCAGCTACTGGCTCTACCTGGACGGGGAGCTGCTCGACACATACAAATCGCCGTCGCAGTCCCTGGACCCCGAAGGCAAGGGCAACTCCAAAAGCCAGGGCGGCAAGCCCGAACTGCTGGCCCAGCTCTTTAACACCGACGCCACCCGCGAAGAAATCGTCGACATCCTGCACTGTCCGGATCAGGATTGCAGTTTTTCCCTGGCTGTGGATCGCCACCTGAGCCTGGTGGAACTTCTGGGCCTGCCCATGTGTTCCGTCGGCTTCGGATTCTGCGATCTGGACTCCGGCGAATATCCCGAAGATCTGGACGAAGAAGACCTGCTGCGGGTCGACGAGGAATAGCCCGCCTGCGACGGGCGGCCTGCAAGCATTCCCGCGTCAGCCTGTCCAGCCAGGATAATCGCCTTTTCAGCCCGAAATTCCCGCGACAACCTTTACAACAATGACAGCAGGGTTCTGCACCCCTCCTTGAAGGAAGCCCCGCTTCTGCTCCACAGCGTGGCGTGCCCGACTTTACGGCCGGGCCGCTCCGCCTTGCCGTAAAGATGGACATGCAGGCCGCGCAGGCCCAAGAGCGCGACCAGATCAGGCTGTCTCCCTATGAAATTGACCACGGCCGAATGCCCGGTAACGGAGGTCTTGCCCAGGGGCAGCCCCGTGATGGCCCGCAGATGGTTCTCGAACTGGCTCGTCATGGCTCCCTCGATGGTCCAGTGACCGGAGTTGTGCACCCGCGGAGCAATCTCGTTTGCCAGCAGCGTGGAACCGACCTGAAACAACTCCAGGGCCAATACTCCCACATAATCCAGATGCCGGAGCAGTTTTCCGGCCAGCTCCTCCGCCGCCTTCTGCTCCGGATCCTGCGGGCTGCTCTTGGAAAACCGCAACACCCCTTCATGGTGGACGTTTTCGCTCAGCGGATAATAAAGGATCTCCCCGGCCTGGCTTCGAACCCCGAGAACAGAAATTTCGCGGTCGAACGCGACCAAACTCTCCAGTACCAGGGAAAAACCGCCGAGCATCACCCACGCCCTGCCGACATCGTCGCGGCTGCGCAATATGAACTGCCCCTTTCCATCATAGCCGAGAGTGCGGGTCTTCAACACGGCGGGCAGGCCGATTTCCCCGATCGCCGCGTTCAGTTCCGGCAATGAGTCCACCGCCCTGAAGGCAGGGGCGGGAATGCCCAGTTCCTGGAAAACGCTCTTCTCGCGCAGCCTGTCGCCAGCGCAGGCCAACGCCTGCGCACCGGGGTGAACGGGCGTGATCTGCGAGAGAAATTCGATACATTCAGCAGGGACGTTTTCGAACTCGTAGGTAACGAGGTCCACCCGCTGTGCGAAACGGGAGAGCATGATGCGGTCGGAGTATTCCCCCCGCATGTGTTTTCCCAGAGGGGCGGCGCAGGGGTCGGGCGCGGGGTCGTAAAAAACGAAATCAAAACCCAGGGGCAACCCCGCCATGGCGAGCATGCGCGCAAGCTGACCACCTCCGAGCACGCCGATGATCATTGCGGCTCTCCCGGCAGGGGATTGTCCAGCACGTTCTGCGTCTGCTTGCGCCGGTACTCC is a genomic window of Desulfomicrobium baculatum DSM 4028 containing:
- a CDS encoding 5-(carboxyamino)imidazole ribonucleotide synthase, producing MIIGVLGGGQLARMLAMAGLPLGFDFVFYDPAPDPCAAPLGKHMRGEYSDRIMLSRFAQRVDLVTYEFENVPAECIEFLSQITPVHPGAQALACAGDRLREKSVFQELGIPAPAFRAVDSLPELNAAIGEIGLPAVLKTRTLGYDGKGQFILRSRDDVGRAWVMLGGFSLVLESLVAFDREISVLGVRSQAGEILYYPLSENVHHEGVLRFSKSSPQDPEQKAAEELAGKLLRHLDYVGVLALELFQVGSTLLANEIAPRVHNSGHWTIEGAMTSQFENHLRAITGLPLGKTSVTGHSAVVNFIGRQPDLVALLGLRGLHVHLYGKAERPGRKVGHATLWSRSGASFKEGCRTLLSLL